Proteins encoded by one window of Methermicoccus shengliensis DSM 18856:
- a CDS encoding cohesin domain-containing protein, with protein MSYSSAYHRLSYMRMLPATQNVSRGQSFTIDIEVSSSTPVHAAQYNITFDPSVFTAISQTKGAFLTSDGSPSLVVANNISTSYATYGETRTVTTDITGNGTLATLTFRVRDNATPGIYTLAFKPDNTILADTDTETISISISNAAVTVMNNTPPR; from the coding sequence ATGAGCTATTCGAGCGCATACCATAGGCTATCGTATATGCGCATGCTGCCAGCCACGCAGAACGTCTCCAGAGGACAGAGCTTCACAATAGACATCGAGGTAAGCTCATCCACTCCAGTGCATGCAGCTCAGTACAACATCACCTTCGACCCTTCGGTGTTCACAGCAATAAGCCAAACCAAAGGAGCATTTCTAACATCTGATGGCTCCCCCTCTCTTGTGGTGGCAAATAACATCAGCACAAGCTATGCCACCTATGGTGAGACGAGAACAGTGACAACGGACATCACTGGCAATGGCACGCTCGCCACCCTCACCTTTAGAGTGAGAGATAATGCCACGCCCGGTATCTATACTTTGGCATTCAAGCCAGATAACACCATTCTGGCAGACACTGATACAGAGACGATAAGCATCTCAATTTCCAATGCAGCTGTAACGGTAATGAACAACACGCCGCCCAGATAG
- a CDS encoding ABC transporter substrate-binding protein, translating into FFDDFLTDEYYRAVKEKLDANPNWVPEKVSPSETVRVGHLAADLHELAVYVAQKEGYYEQVGLVSGENLEIKPPFANGVAIMEAFKNGEIDVGYLGGAPATLKRINDDVKIRIIAGANNEGSSIVVGAQSGINTPAQLAGKTIATPGFGTVQDFILRQLAEENGLRVVLK; encoded by the coding sequence CCTTCTTCGATGACTTTCTGACCGATGAGTACTACAGGGCAGTAAAGGAGAAACTGGATGCCAATCCGAACTGGGTGCCAGAGAAGGTGTCCCCCTCCGAGACCGTAAGAGTGGGACACCTTGCTGCCGACCTGCACGAGCTCGCGGTGTACGTTGCCCAGAAGGAGGGCTACTACGAGCAGGTCGGACTCGTGAGTGGCGAGAACCTCGAGATAAAGCCCCCATTTGCAAATGGTGTAGCAATAATGGAGGCATTCAAGAATGGGGAGATAGACGTTGGATATCTGGGCGGAGCCCCAGCAACGCTAAAGCGCATCAATGACGACGTTAAAATACGCATCATCGCCGGCGCCAACAATGAAGGGTCATCTATTGTTGTAGGGGCACAGTCAGGGATAAACACTCCAGCACAACTTGCAGGGAAGACCATTGCAACTCCGGGCTTCGGTACCGTTCAGGACTTTATCCTCAGACAGCTGGCAGAGGAGAACGGGCTGAGGGTGGTGCTGAAGTGA
- a CDS encoding COG1361 family protein produces the protein MVVELMPEYPFSIYGADAIRELGTIECTQGDEDEGSSAYLVKYRVLVDRYAVDGENEIKLKYSYATSDGLQSTHVITTDVKVLDPKTDFEVVLQDISGNDATLAVANTGDNDAYAVVVSIPEQEGFRVSGIPSNVIGTLDAGDYTLASFTVSPSTSTFGRGLLVEVAYTDMLGIRRTIQKEVEWPAVANPVSNTLSSAQPAPKAGALASGSNGLTYIMVGLAGIVGITLFLELQRRRRKR, from the coding sequence GCTTATGCCAGAGTATCCGTTTTCCATATATGGAGCGGATGCCATCAGGGAGCTGGGTACGATTGAGTGCACCCAAGGGGATGAGGATGAGGGCTCATCGGCATATCTGGTGAAGTACAGGGTGCTCGTGGACAGGTATGCAGTAGACGGTGAAAATGAGATAAAACTGAAGTACAGCTACGCGACGAGTGATGGCCTTCAAAGCACCCATGTCATCACAACTGATGTAAAGGTACTCGATCCAAAAACGGATTTTGAGGTTGTTCTGCAGGACATATCTGGAAATGATGCGACATTGGCAGTAGCCAACACGGGAGATAATGACGCCTACGCTGTGGTTGTGAGCATACCAGAGCAGGAGGGCTTTAGAGTGTCTGGTATCCCCTCCAACGTCATAGGCACTCTGGATGCAGGAGATTATACTCTTGCAAGCTTTACAGTGTCGCCCTCGACCTCGACATTTGGAAGGGGACTCCTCGTTGAGGTTGCTTACACGGACATGCTTGGCATCAGAAGGACGATCCAAAAGGAGGTGGAGTGGCCAGCCGTGGCAAACCCAGTGAGCAACACACTCTCATCAGCTCAGCCGGCTCCCAAGGCAGGTGCGCTGGCTTCTGGGAGCAATGGCCTCACGTATATCATGGTGGGCTTGGCTGGAATAGTGGGGATAACGCTGTTCCTCGAGCTCCAGAGAAGGAGGAGGAAAAGATGA
- a CDS encoding ECF transporter S component, translating into MIRKSHLLLMAALLLGLFDIVIPTVSMELSRGITSSWSLVSLAIVVLVIGAFLLEFEEKELSAKHISLIAMLGTISAVSRVPFATLPGVQPCTYLVICSGIVFGPIAGFMVGAVTAAVSNIFLGQGPWTVFQILGWGLAGLTSGVLFGIGKPLRYSRVFLVGYGVMWGYLFGFIMNVWHWVTYIYPLTWKTLLFTQATSIWFDTMHALGNAVFMLFLAPKTIAMLERYRRRFEVHILNEG; encoded by the coding sequence ATGATAAGAAAGAGCCACCTGCTGCTGATGGCTGCCCTCCTGCTCGGGCTGTTCGACATCGTGATACCCACAGTGAGCATGGAACTCAGCCGAGGCATCACCTCAAGCTGGTCTCTGGTATCGCTTGCCATCGTGGTGCTTGTGATTGGTGCCTTCCTTCTCGAGTTTGAGGAAAAGGAGCTCTCTGCCAAGCACATATCCCTCATTGCCATGCTGGGCACGATATCGGCTGTATCCAGAGTGCCCTTTGCGACTCTGCCCGGGGTGCAGCCATGCACGTACCTCGTGATATGCTCTGGCATCGTGTTTGGACCCATCGCGGGCTTCATGGTGGGTGCGGTCACGGCAGCAGTGTCCAACATCTTTCTGGGGCAGGGACCCTGGACGGTGTTTCAGATACTGGGGTGGGGTCTGGCTGGACTTACGAGTGGTGTGCTCTTTGGGATTGGAAAGCCCCTGCGCTACTCGAGGGTGTTTCTCGTGGGGTACGGGGTGATGTGGGGCTACCTGTTTGGCTTTATAATGAACGTGTGGCACTGGGTGACGTATATCTACCCCCTCACATGGAAGACCCTTTTGTTCACTCAGGCGACGAGCATATGGTTTGATACGATGCACGCGCTGGGCAATGCGGTGTTCATGCTGTTTCTTGCCCCAAAGACCATCGCCATGCTCGAAAGATACAGACGGCGCTTCGAGGTGCACATCCTGAACGAGGGCTAA
- a CDS encoding helix-turn-helix domain-containing protein, whose translation MVADAADRVIAAAMHSDEAFRGTLERVIREELRLSIGSFCEVAGLSTSTLYKLLSGEREPNLRTLRAIVAAIRKLTHRAHEEFIAVIAARPVLDGITEGSIVVDGRRVHIREYAATSIEEAIIAALRAEREGAIGLVCAPIVSTTVEKILTIPVATITPRESLWNAVRLAAKKSRT comes from the coding sequence ATGGTGGCAGATGCTGCGGACAGGGTGATTGCGGCTGCCATGCACTCAGACGAGGCGTTTAGAGGTACGCTCGAGAGGGTGATCAGGGAGGAGCTCAGGCTTTCCATAGGCTCATTCTGCGAGGTGGCTGGCTTATCCACCAGCACCCTGTACAAGCTGCTCTCTGGTGAGCGGGAGCCCAACCTGAGAACACTGAGGGCCATTGTGGCTGCAATACGAAAGCTCACACATCGAGCCCACGAGGAGTTCATAGCAGTGATTGCCGCAAGGCCCGTGCTCGATGGAATCACCGAGGGCAGCATCGTGGTGGATGGAAGAAGGGTACACATAAGGGAGTATGCCGCCACCTCCATCGAGGAGGCCATCATCGCTGCCCTGAGGGCTGAGCGGGAGGGGGCAATCGGGCTCGTTTGCGCACCCATCGTGAGCACCACGGTGGAAAAAATACTCACGATACCCGTGGCAACGATAACTCCAAGGGAGAGCCTGTGGAATGCCGTGAGGCTCGCGGCAAAAAAGAGCCGCACCTGA
- a CDS encoding NosD domain-containing protein produces MHRGNTANLNNWNGISISSSGNNISSNNISSNQYGIYLYSSSNNHIYLNDLLDNTYSVSSSSTNTWHSPTPLTYTYNGSTYTSYLGNYYSDSLEQMPMGTALETDHMETTPTR; encoded by the coding sequence TTGCACCGTGGCAACACTGCCAACTTGAACAACTGGAATGGTATCTCTATCTCCTCCTCTGGTAACAACATCAGCAGCAACAACATATCGAGCAACCAGTATGGCATCTACCTCTACAGCTCCAGCAACAACCACATCTACCTCAACGACCTGCTCGACAACACCTACAGCGTTTCATCCAGCTCGACAAACACGTGGCACTCTCCCACTCCGCTCACATACACCTACAACGGCTCCACATACACGAGCTATCTTGGTAACTACTACTCCGACTCACTGGAACAGATGCCGATGGGGACGGCATTGGAGACAGACCATATGGAGACGACACCTACCCGCTGA
- a CDS encoding NAD(P)-dependent glycerol-1-phosphate dehydrogenase: MSIEHSEKHPKSMQLPREVVIGRDVLDGIAEVCKRLGVIPSGRSALVVADSNTMRIAGKRTLESLEDAHIDGEHILVERASMDEVERVVEASQRASLLIGVGGGTVIDVTKLASTKRGIPFVSVPTVASHDGIVSSRASIRGEHGTVSVEAQAPMAVVADTGIIVRAPYRFLAAGCGDIISNKTAILDWKLAHRLKGEPYSEYASALSEMSAKIIMDSAESIKPNLEDAVRIVMKALVSSGVAMSIAGSSRPASGSEHKFSHMLDMIAPRPALHGEQCGVGSIMMMYLHGGDWRAIRDALSTIGAPTTARQLGIPEEHIVEALVRAHEVRPERFTILDSGLTMEAAIALATHTEVIE, encoded by the coding sequence GTGAGCATCGAGCACTCGGAAAAGCATCCAAAGAGCATGCAGCTTCCAAGAGAGGTGGTGATAGGAAGAGACGTGCTGGATGGCATCGCAGAGGTGTGCAAGAGATTGGGGGTGATTCCCAGTGGCAGGTCTGCTCTCGTGGTGGCAGACTCCAACACCATGCGCATTGCCGGCAAAAGAACGCTGGAAAGCCTTGAGGATGCGCACATAGATGGCGAGCACATCCTCGTGGAAAGGGCGAGCATGGACGAGGTGGAGAGGGTGGTGGAGGCCTCACAAAGAGCTTCACTGCTCATAGGTGTGGGGGGTGGAACGGTAATAGATGTCACAAAGCTCGCCTCCACCAAGAGGGGCATTCCCTTTGTGAGCGTTCCCACCGTGGCCTCTCACGATGGAATCGTGTCATCGAGGGCGTCCATAAGGGGTGAGCATGGCACCGTATCCGTGGAGGCTCAGGCCCCCATGGCCGTGGTGGCCGACACTGGAATCATCGTGAGGGCTCCATACAGGTTTCTGGCTGCCGGATGTGGTGATATCATCTCCAACAAGACTGCGATACTGGATTGGAAGCTCGCCCACAGGCTCAAAGGAGAGCCCTACAGTGAGTATGCCTCTGCCCTCTCGGAGATGAGTGCAAAGATAATAATGGACTCTGCAGAGAGCATAAAGCCCAACCTTGAGGATGCCGTAAGGATTGTGATGAAGGCACTGGTGTCGAGTGGTGTGGCGATGAGCATCGCTGGAAGCTCGAGGCCTGCGAGCGGCTCGGAGCACAAGTTCAGCCACATGCTGGACATGATAGCCCCGAGACCCGCGCTGCATGGTGAGCAGTGTGGGGTTGGGAGCATAATGATGATGTATCTGCATGGAGGAGACTGGCGGGCGATAAGAGATGCACTCTCCACCATAGGCGCCCCCACCACCGCCAGGCAGCTTGGGATACCCGAGGAGCACATAGTGGAGGCACTCGTGAGAGCCCATGAGGTGCGCCCAGAGAGGTTCACCATACTCGATAGCGGGCTCACGATGGAGGCCGCAATCGCCCTGGCAACGCACACCGAGGTGATAGAATGA
- a CDS encoding ABC transporter ATP-binding protein: MIDVRGLTFCYSDAHAPALRDVSLHVEEGEFVLITGPSGSGKSTLARCFNGLVPHFYGGRIRGSIVVCGLDVLKSSTKELSQRVGMVFQDPENQLISIDPEREIAFGLENLGLSRSVIARRIEEALDAVGIVHLRNRQPNELSGGEKQKIAIASVLALHPEVLVLDEPTSELDPKGAEDVLRVVERINDELGITVVLIEHRLDRVVHLVDRVVVMEGGRIVMDGEPREVMGERALASTGVGIPPIIDLVLRLEERGVCVGRVPLTVKEGRKILRPIFRASGKDVELNDRREYGKQVVSMRDVWFSYDGSTPVLRGVDFSVREGEFVAVLGRNASGKTTLLKHLIGLNIPQRGSVEVCGLDTRSTTVAQLARYVGFVFQNPNDHLFADTVAEEIRFPLKNLRYPKERIDQRVGEVLRMLGIECYKHAYPRSLSGGEKQRVAIASVLAFEPKILVLDEPTRGLDHGLKRRLLDILDEYRTRGRAVIYSTHDVETVAECADRVVIMSEGRVVVDAPKREALSKALLFSPQINRLVQAFERYGVPTDLLTVDEAMDVLA; this comes from the coding sequence ATGATAGACGTTCGTGGCTTGACGTTCTGCTACTCGGATGCGCATGCCCCTGCCCTGAGGGACGTGAGCCTCCACGTGGAGGAGGGGGAGTTCGTGCTCATCACGGGCCCCTCTGGCTCTGGCAAGAGCACTCTCGCACGGTGCTTCAACGGGCTCGTGCCCCACTTCTATGGGGGGAGAATCAGGGGCAGCATCGTGGTGTGCGGTCTGGATGTGCTCAAGAGCTCGACCAAGGAGCTTTCTCAGCGTGTGGGCATGGTGTTTCAGGACCCTGAAAACCAGCTGATATCGATTGACCCTGAAAGGGAGATTGCGTTCGGGCTGGAGAACCTCGGGCTCTCGCGCAGCGTGATTGCCCGAAGGATTGAAGAGGCGCTGGATGCGGTGGGCATCGTGCACCTTCGAAACAGGCAGCCCAATGAGCTCTCTGGAGGCGAGAAGCAGAAGATAGCCATCGCCTCGGTGCTCGCCCTTCATCCAGAGGTGCTCGTGCTCGACGAGCCCACGAGCGAGCTCGACCCCAAGGGAGCAGAGGATGTCCTCAGAGTGGTGGAGCGCATCAACGACGAGCTGGGCATCACCGTGGTGCTCATAGAGCACAGGCTGGACAGGGTGGTGCATCTGGTGGACAGGGTGGTGGTGATGGAGGGCGGCAGAATCGTGATGGACGGTGAGCCAAGAGAGGTGATGGGAGAGCGTGCCCTTGCAAGCACGGGTGTGGGCATCCCCCCCATCATCGACCTCGTGCTAAGGCTCGAGGAGAGGGGCGTTTGCGTCGGCAGGGTGCCCCTCACCGTGAAGGAGGGCAGAAAGATACTGCGCCCCATCTTCAGGGCTTCAGGGAAGGATGTCGAGCTCAATGACCGCCGGGAGTACGGGAAGCAGGTGGTGAGCATGAGGGACGTGTGGTTTTCCTATGATGGGAGCACCCCAGTGCTCAGGGGCGTGGACTTCTCGGTGAGGGAGGGGGAGTTCGTGGCGGTGCTGGGTCGCAACGCCTCTGGAAAGACCACTCTGCTAAAGCACCTGATAGGGCTGAACATCCCCCAGAGGGGGAGTGTTGAGGTGTGTGGGCTGGACACGAGGAGCACGACGGTTGCCCAGCTCGCAAGGTATGTGGGGTTTGTGTTTCAGAACCCCAATGACCACCTGTTTGCAGACACCGTGGCAGAGGAGATTCGGTTTCCACTGAAGAACCTCAGATACCCGAAAGAAAGGATAGACCAGCGGGTGGGCGAGGTGCTCAGAATGCTGGGCATCGAGTGCTACAAGCATGCCTACCCTCGCTCCCTTTCTGGGGGAGAGAAGCAGCGGGTGGCAATCGCCTCGGTGCTCGCATTTGAGCCAAAGATTCTGGTGCTCGACGAGCCCACGAGGGGTCTCGACCATGGCCTCAAGCGCAGGCTGCTCGACATACTGGATGAGTACAGAACGCGGGGAAGGGCGGTGATATACTCCACCCACGATGTTGAGACCGTTGCGGAGTGTGCCGACAGGGTGGTGATTATGAGCGAGGGCAGGGTGGTGGTGGATGCCCCCAAGCGGGAGGCTCTCTCCAAGGCGCTGCTGTTCTCTCCCCAGATCAACAGGCTGGTGCAGGCGTTCGAGCGGTATGGGGTGCCCACCGACCTGCTCACGGTGGACGAGGCAATGGATGTGCTCGCATGA
- a CDS encoding LamG domain-containing protein → MRIWVVGILVVLALVVLATLPTCEAGIREGLVGYWTLQEGGGNILYDYSGSGLDGVLHGTRWVDRGNFNSLYFDGRAYVSVPLGSLSNGTLSLWIYCNNSSGGLIAMLSDEHTTLRLERDGESGKLLYRISTPEWEHGAYAEHPLTLDQWIHVLLTFGPDEAKMYVSGVRQGDTLPPVSGLHGSPQLFIGGAPSEQGFWGEIAHVRLYDRQLASGEVWLLTRAVEPILPPPVERDTSKAPSSATPKHTLTPREPAPTPSPTSTPTATSPTATSPTATSTLPLGGLRPDVELPITPGFEFVFAMLALLALVLRRSAP, encoded by the coding sequence ATGCGGATTTGGGTGGTTGGCATTCTGGTGGTGCTCGCTCTGGTGGTGCTCGCGACCCTTCCCACGTGTGAGGCTGGGATACGGGAGGGGCTCGTGGGCTACTGGACGCTTCAGGAGGGCGGTGGAAACATCCTGTACGACTACTCTGGAAGCGGTCTCGATGGCGTGCTGCACGGTACAAGGTGGGTGGACAGGGGCAATTTCAACTCCCTTTATTTTGACGGCAGGGCGTATGTGAGTGTGCCACTGGGCTCTCTCTCCAATGGCACGCTGTCGCTGTGGATATACTGCAACAACTCCAGCGGTGGGCTCATCGCCATGCTGAGTGATGAGCACACCACGCTGAGGCTGGAGAGAGATGGGGAGAGCGGAAAGCTGCTGTATCGAATATCCACGCCAGAGTGGGAGCACGGGGCGTATGCAGAGCACCCCCTCACACTGGACCAGTGGATACACGTTCTCCTCACGTTTGGTCCTGATGAGGCGAAGATGTATGTCAGTGGCGTGCGGCAGGGAGACACCCTCCCACCCGTGAGCGGTCTTCATGGCTCACCCCAGCTGTTCATTGGAGGGGCACCCAGCGAGCAGGGGTTCTGGGGCGAGATTGCTCATGTGAGACTGTACGACAGGCAGCTGGCATCAGGAGAGGTGTGGTTGCTCACGCGGGCAGTCGAGCCCATACTTCCACCGCCAGTCGAGCGCGACACATCGAAAGCACCCTCTTCTGCAACACCCAAGCACACCCTCACACCACGAGAGCCCGCTCCCACACCTTCTCCCACATCCACTCCCACCGCCACCTCGCCCACCGCCACCTCGCCCACCGCCACCTCGACCCTCCCACTGGGGGGCTTAAGACCCGATGTGGAGCTTCCCATAACTCCTGGGTTTGAGTTCGTATTTGCCATGCTCGCCCTCTTGGCACTGGTGCTCAGACGCTCAGCACCGTGA
- the map gene encoding type II methionyl aminopeptidase, protein MSVQDEAEYAYECYVKAGKIWQKVMERAVPMVRKGAKLLDVANFVEEYIAELGGRPAFPCNISLNEEAAHNTPSADDELVFGEDIVKLDVGVHVDGYIADGAITIDLLGHPELKRASEDALRAAIEVVEAGVSTAEVGAAIESTILDAGFRPVHNLTGHGLERYIAHAPPTIPNKNTKRGVPLEAGMVIAIEPFATTGVGKVADGDRVEIFHTVSSRRARHPTARALQREIEQYHTLPYAKRWLKTERMEYGLLTLLKEGIVKGYPVLKEVSGGLVSQSEHTLIVMDGGCELTTGR, encoded by the coding sequence ATGAGTGTACAGGACGAGGCAGAGTACGCATACGAGTGCTATGTTAAGGCGGGCAAGATATGGCAGAAGGTCATGGAAAGGGCTGTCCCGATGGTGAGAAAGGGCGCAAAGCTGCTCGATGTGGCAAATTTCGTGGAGGAGTACATAGCAGAGCTTGGGGGAAGGCCCGCCTTTCCATGCAACATATCGCTCAACGAGGAGGCTGCCCACAACACACCCTCAGCAGACGATGAGCTGGTGTTTGGAGAGGATATCGTCAAGCTCGATGTGGGTGTGCACGTGGACGGATACATCGCAGACGGCGCCATCACGATTGACCTCTTGGGCCATCCAGAGCTAAAGAGGGCATCTGAGGATGCGCTCAGGGCAGCCATCGAGGTGGTGGAGGCTGGGGTGAGTACTGCAGAGGTGGGGGCAGCGATAGAGAGCACAATCCTCGATGCCGGGTTCAGACCAGTACACAACCTCACTGGCCATGGACTGGAGCGATACATCGCCCACGCACCCCCCACAATCCCCAACAAAAACACCAAAAGGGGCGTGCCCCTCGAGGCAGGAATGGTCATAGCCATAGAGCCGTTTGCCACCACGGGTGTGGGCAAGGTGGCAGATGGCGACAGGGTGGAGATATTCCATACCGTGTCCTCGAGAAGGGCAAGACACCCCACGGCACGAGCCCTTCAGAGAGAGATAGAGCAATACCACACGCTTCCGTATGCGAAAAGGTGGCTGAAGACCGAGAGGATGGAGTACGGGCTTCTCACTCTTCTAAAGGAGGGCATAGTGAAGGGCTATCCGGTGCTGAAAGAGGTCTCGGGAGGGCTGGTATCTCAGAGTGAGCACACCCTCATCGTTATGGATGGGGGATGCGAGCTCACCACGGGCAGGTGA
- a CDS encoding dockerin type I domain-containing protein, producing MAGDANGDGVSNILDASLVGLHWNSHYGNADYDDGADLNNDDRVNILDAAIVGLNWNRRA from the coding sequence ATGGCTGGGGATGCCAACGGCGATGGCGTATCGAACATACTGGATGCCTCATTGGTGGGTCTGCACTGGAACTCCCACTATGGCAACGCCGATTACGACGATGGAGCAGACCTGAACAACGACGACAGAGTGAACATCCTGGACGCCGCAATCGTGGGGCTGAACTGGAACCGGCGGGCATAG
- a CDS encoding COG2426 family protein, which translates to MSVLVSLFESVAGLPAPLAVMLVAMLPIAELRLAIPFALAPSSLGGLGMAPAEAFFFAVIGNLIPVPMVLKLLEPVSIRLRRFSLWECFFDWLFDRTRRKTETKFERYGLVALCMFVAIPLPFTGAWTGCVAASLFDVQFVRALIAIALGILVAGVLITLASTGVLTVLSV; encoded by the coding sequence ATGTCTGTGCTTGTCTCCCTCTTTGAAAGCGTCGCTGGGCTTCCTGCCCCACTCGCCGTTATGCTGGTTGCCATGCTACCCATCGCAGAGCTCAGGCTGGCAATACCCTTTGCGCTCGCTCCCTCCAGCCTCGGGGGGCTCGGAATGGCTCCAGCAGAGGCATTTTTCTTTGCGGTAATTGGCAACCTCATCCCTGTTCCGATGGTGCTAAAGCTCCTCGAGCCCGTGTCCATCAGACTTCGAAGGTTCTCCCTCTGGGAGTGCTTCTTTGACTGGCTGTTTGACAGGACGAGGAGGAAGACGGAAACCAAGTTCGAGCGCTATGGGCTGGTGGCACTGTGCATGTTCGTGGCCATCCCCCTGCCGTTTACAGGGGCATGGACAGGATGCGTCGCAGCCTCGCTGTTCGATGTGCAGTTCGTCAGGGCGCTCATTGCGATAGCACTGGGCATACTCGTGGCTGGCGTGCTCATAACGCTTGCATCCACTGGAGTGCTCACGGTGCTGAGCGTCTGA
- a CDS encoding ABC transporter permease: MKLTDIAQISLNNLSQRGLRSWLTILGIVIGVAAVVAILSIGEGMQQSMTSQLGGLGADIITVSPGFSRAAGMGGPGGGGSVVAQSAQSGNLTDKDIQIIKSVHGVQAVNGIISGKVNVSYLGETLSVSVQGVDPLAWREITTSELESGRYLTSSDKYAVVVGYRLANEAFKQPLILNTHISINGKSFKIVGVLKKSGSFGGDDNSIFMPTDAARMVIEDIDPDHYSSIQVKASSEEIVERVISDIEEKLMMSRHVTEKTKDFTVTSPTSMMERISEAMSTLNLFLTGIAAVSLLVGAIGIANTMFMSVMERTRQIGILKALGATNFEIMKLFLFESVMIGFIGGLLGVFCGFIASGIISEVGVRIIGGETMAVITPQLILLAIGFSIIIGMISGLIPARMAANLQPVEALRYE, from the coding sequence ATGAAGCTCACCGATATAGCGCAAATCTCTTTGAATAACCTGTCGCAGAGGGGACTGAGAAGCTGGCTGACCATCTTGGGGATAGTTATAGGCGTGGCGGCAGTTGTTGCTATACTGTCAATTGGGGAGGGCATGCAACAATCTATGACATCCCAGCTGGGTGGTCTGGGTGCGGATATCATCACTGTGTCTCCTGGATTTTCCAGAGCTGCTGGCATGGGAGGGCCAGGTGGGGGTGGCAGTGTAGTTGCACAATCTGCACAATCTGGGAATCTAACTGATAAGGATATTCAAATCATAAAATCTGTTCACGGCGTTCAGGCTGTGAATGGAATAATCTCAGGTAAGGTTAACGTTTCGTATTTGGGGGAGACCCTTTCTGTCTCTGTGCAGGGGGTTGATCCCTTAGCATGGAGGGAGATTACGACATCTGAGCTTGAGTCTGGCAGGTACCTAACGTCCAGCGACAAATATGCCGTTGTGGTTGGCTATAGGCTCGCAAATGAAGCTTTCAAACAGCCCCTGATACTGAATACCCACATAAGCATCAATGGTAAGTCCTTCAAAATCGTGGGCGTGCTGAAGAAGTCTGGGAGCTTTGGTGGAGACGACAACTCCATATTTATGCCAACGGATGCCGCAAGAATGGTCATTGAGGACATAGACCCAGACCACTACTCCTCAATTCAGGTCAAGGCATCGAGTGAGGAGATAGTTGAGAGGGTAATCAGCGATATAGAAGAAAAGCTGATGATGTCCAGACACGTTACAGAAAAGACAAAGGACTTTACAGTAACATCCCCCACATCTATGATGGAGAGAATCTCAGAGGCCATGAGCACGCTAAACCTGTTCCTTACGGGAATAGCCGCGGTATCCCTGCTAGTGGGTGCTATAGGTATAGCAAACACGATGTTTATGTCTGTGATGGAGAGGACCAGACAGATTGGCATCTTAAAGGCATTGGGCGCGACGAACTTTGAAATTATGAAGTTATTTCTCTTTGAATCCGTAATGATTGGATTTATAGGAGGGCTATTGGGTGTTTTCTGTGGCTTCATTGCCTCTGGTATAATCTCCGAAGTAGGGGTTAGAATCATCGGAGGGGAAACGATGGCAGTTATCACACCTCAACTCATTCTGCTCGCCATAGGATTCTCCATTATTATAGGTATGATATCTGGGTTAATTCCCGCACGAATGGCAGCTAACTTACAGCCAGTGGAGGCATTGCGCTATGAGTAG
- a CDS encoding ABC transporter substrate-binding protein, with translation MDKRIIISLLVLIASTLVLGCAQSPTETEGVTELYIVTMGPSTMLDELKAGDIDGFIAWEPFNAEAAVDGYGRYLINSSEVWPNHPCCILAASESYTDERVLTALVWA, from the coding sequence ATGGACAAAAGGATAATTATTTCGCTACTTGTGCTAATAGCGTCCACACTCGTACTGGGATGTGCACAGAGCCCAACGGAAACGGAAGGAGTGACAGAGCTGTATATAGTGACCATGGGTCCGTCCACCATGCTGGACGAGCTCAAGGCAGGAGATATCGATGGCTTCATAGCATGGGAGCCGTTCAATGCAGAGGCGGCAGTGGACGGCTATGGTAGATACCTCATCAACTCGAGCGAGGTGTGGCCCAACCATCCGTGCTGCATTCTGGCGGCCTCCGAGTCCTATACGGACGAAAGGGTGCTCACAGCACTGGTGTGGGC